A single Micromonospora luteifusca DNA region contains:
- a CDS encoding class I SAM-dependent methyltransferase, with product MGLHALRFRLVDSPTSLGAKRRALRAAWLSDTFPSLADMTVLDLGGRVESWAHVPVRPAHVHVVNLEALPADLPDWAEADQADACELPRSILRRDYDLVFSNSVLEHVGGHERRRRMAEAVRGLGRAYWVQTPYRYFPVEPHWVAPGMQFLPLSARVVMARRWPLAYSPGKSYEAAMRQVLTTELIGRAELRYLFPDAIIRNERLLGLTKSIIAIRPH from the coding sequence TGGGGCTCCACGCGCTCAGGTTCCGTCTCGTCGACTCACCGACCTCACTGGGTGCGAAACGGCGGGCGCTGCGCGCGGCCTGGCTGTCGGACACTTTCCCGAGCCTGGCCGACATGACCGTCCTCGACCTGGGTGGCCGGGTGGAGAGTTGGGCGCACGTCCCTGTCCGGCCGGCACACGTCCACGTGGTCAACCTGGAGGCGCTGCCCGCGGATCTGCCCGACTGGGCCGAGGCGGACCAGGCCGATGCCTGCGAGCTGCCCAGGAGCATCCTCCGCCGCGACTATGACCTCGTCTTCAGCAACAGCGTGCTGGAGCACGTGGGTGGCCACGAGCGTCGTCGCCGGATGGCGGAGGCGGTCCGCGGGTTGGGGCGCGCGTACTGGGTGCAGACGCCGTACCGCTACTTCCCGGTCGAGCCACACTGGGTGGCACCGGGAATGCAGTTCCTGCCGCTGTCGGCGCGGGTGGTGATGGCGCGCAGGTGGCCCCTCGCCTATTCCCCCGGCAAGTCCTACGAGGCGGCCATGAGGCAGGTCCTGACGACCGAGTTGATCGGTCGCGCCGAACTCCGGTACCTGTTTCCGGACGCCATCATCCGCAACGAGCGTCTGCTGGGCCTGACAAAGTCGATCATCGCGATCCGACCCCACTGA
- a CDS encoding glycosyltransferase family 2 protein yields the protein MSRPDVSVVIVSYNTRDLTLRCLRELTDSRTPDVRFDITVVDNASLDDSANAIAERFPEVRLIRLAENVGWGRGVNRGAVASDGDYLLLLNPDTVPVGHPVTDLLTFARRQPGHRVYTGRTLHANATDDGYSCWGLPSLWSHFTFATGLSTVFSRYQWANPEGLPRYDRQSVREVPAVSGCLMLIERDLFCQLGGFDPQFFLYSDDIDLAARAAALGARPILNPDVAVIHVGGASSSSEGQRVKILRGKATYVRRHWSASRARLGIGLLAAGVGLRAVGTALLTSKRSRGVDWVSVWRQRQVWSAGWPQINEPRPPQDPSKVAPRPTGSPPPADRADAASRTPFG from the coding sequence TTGAGCCGGCCCGACGTCTCGGTCGTCATCGTCTCGTACAACACGCGCGACCTGACCCTCCGCTGCCTGCGGGAACTCACCGACAGCCGCACTCCGGACGTCCGGTTCGACATCACCGTCGTCGACAACGCCTCGCTCGACGACTCCGCCAACGCGATCGCGGAGCGCTTCCCCGAGGTCCGGCTGATCCGACTGGCTGAGAACGTGGGCTGGGGCCGTGGCGTCAACCGGGGCGCGGTCGCCAGCGACGGGGACTATCTCCTGCTGCTCAATCCGGACACCGTTCCGGTCGGCCACCCGGTCACCGACCTCCTCACGTTCGCTCGACGCCAGCCCGGGCACCGCGTCTATACCGGGCGGACGTTGCACGCCAACGCCACGGACGACGGGTATTCCTGCTGGGGACTGCCGAGCCTGTGGAGCCACTTCACCTTCGCCACCGGCCTGTCGACAGTCTTTTCCCGCTACCAGTGGGCCAATCCCGAGGGCCTGCCCCGGTACGACCGGCAGTCGGTGCGTGAAGTACCGGCGGTCTCCGGCTGCCTCATGCTCATCGAGCGTGACCTGTTCTGCCAGCTTGGCGGCTTCGACCCGCAGTTCTTCCTGTACAGCGACGACATCGACCTGGCGGCTCGGGCCGCCGCCCTCGGCGCTCGGCCGATCCTCAACCCGGACGTCGCCGTGATCCATGTCGGTGGCGCCTCGTCGAGTTCGGAGGGGCAGCGGGTGAAGATCCTCCGGGGCAAGGCCACCTACGTCCGCCGTCACTGGTCAGCGTCACGGGCCCGGCTCGGCATCGGCCTGCTGGCCGCCGGTGTCGGGCTGCGGGCCGTCGGCACGGCCCTGCTCACCTCGAAACGGTCCCGTGGCGTCGACTGGGTCTCGGTCTGGCGGCAACGCCAGGTCTGGTCGGCCGGCTGGCCGCAGATCAACGAGCCCCGGCCGCCGCAGGATCCTTCCAAGGTGGCGCCACGGCCGACGGGGTCACCTCCGCCGGCAGACCGCGCCGACGCAGCAAGTCGCACGCCATTCGGCTGA
- a CDS encoding WecB/TagA/CpsF family glycosyltransferase has translation MPSYVHGSRVGSRVNVYGVEFDPLQEKDVIRHVVTELAAGRGGQIVTPNVDILRLTRRDRESRAHVESASLVVADGKPLVWASHIAGRPLPARVPGSDLIWSLSAALAEQDRSVYLMGGAPNTPSRAGQIMRSRIPRLRIAGHLSPPFGFDTHPDQLEAVCATVAAAQPDLVFVGLGFPKQERVIARLRPLLPRAWFMGCGAAIGFVAGAHRRAPQWMQLSGLEWAHRLASEPARLMRRYLIHDLPFALELLAMSARQRLRLRPEPPVDRVSAAPDAPVQAGGPH, from the coding sequence ATGCCCTCCTATGTGCACGGTTCTCGTGTCGGAAGCCGGGTCAACGTCTACGGGGTCGAGTTCGACCCGCTGCAGGAGAAAGACGTGATTCGGCATGTCGTCACCGAACTTGCCGCAGGACGGGGCGGACAGATCGTCACCCCCAATGTGGACATCCTTCGACTTACTCGTCGAGATCGGGAATCACGGGCGCACGTCGAATCAGCGAGCCTTGTCGTGGCCGACGGCAAACCCCTGGTCTGGGCCAGCCACATTGCCGGACGTCCACTGCCGGCCCGGGTCCCGGGCTCGGACCTGATCTGGAGCCTGTCGGCCGCGCTGGCCGAGCAGGACCGCTCGGTCTATCTGATGGGCGGCGCACCGAACACCCCGAGCCGCGCGGGCCAGATCATGCGGTCCCGCATCCCGCGACTGCGGATCGCCGGCCACCTCAGCCCGCCGTTCGGCTTCGACACCCACCCGGACCAGCTCGAGGCGGTCTGCGCCACCGTGGCCGCGGCCCAGCCGGACCTGGTGTTCGTCGGGCTCGGCTTCCCCAAACAGGAACGCGTGATCGCCCGGCTCCGTCCCCTGTTGCCCCGTGCCTGGTTCATGGGCTGCGGGGCGGCCATCGGCTTCGTCGCAGGCGCGCACCGGCGGGCTCCGCAGTGGATGCAACTGTCTGGGCTGGAGTGGGCGCATCGCCTGGCCAGCGAGCCCGCACGGTTGATGCGCCGGTACCTCATACACGATCTTCCGTTCGCGCTGGAACTGCTGGCGATGAGCGCCCGCCAACGGCTGCGGCTGCGCCCGGAACCCCCCGTGGACCGGGTCTCGGCTGCGCCAGACGCGCCGGTCCAGGCCGGGGGGCCGCATTGA
- a CDS encoding glycosyltransferase family 2 protein: protein MPAFNEAAGIGGVLRRLLESPQFGADMEVVVAANGCTDGTAEVARSFGVHVLEISTPSKSAAMNAADQASNGDVRIYVDADVPVTADVLRQLAAAVSRPGIVAAVPRPVIDTSGSAWPVRAYYAMNARLPVFRNRLFGRGIIALSAEARARFDRIPEITADDMFLDAVVGADEKVEIEAVVRVRAPQRTGDLIRRVARAREGNAEFWRFVRSAPPEYGLPVDPVPGPSSWSWLRHVLLRSPRLLPAAACYVAIILLAEAKRRSPGWSVRAGWGRGERPELGR from the coding sequence ATGCCCGCGTTCAATGAAGCGGCCGGGATCGGTGGTGTCCTTCGACGCCTGCTCGAATCTCCGCAATTCGGCGCGGATATGGAGGTCGTCGTCGCCGCAAACGGATGTACCGACGGCACTGCCGAAGTCGCTCGTTCTTTTGGCGTACACGTTCTGGAAATTTCGACGCCGTCCAAATCCGCCGCGATGAACGCCGCTGACCAGGCATCGAACGGCGACGTTCGAATTTACGTGGACGCTGATGTGCCCGTCACGGCCGACGTGTTACGCCAGCTCGCCGCCGCCGTCAGCCGGCCCGGGATCGTCGCGGCGGTGCCACGGCCAGTGATCGACACCTCGGGAAGCGCCTGGCCCGTCCGCGCCTACTACGCGATGAACGCCCGACTGCCGGTGTTTCGCAACCGCCTCTTCGGGCGCGGGATCATCGCGCTCTCCGCCGAGGCGAGGGCCCGCTTCGATCGGATTCCCGAGATCACGGCCGACGACATGTTCCTCGACGCGGTGGTCGGCGCGGACGAGAAGGTGGAGATCGAGGCGGTGGTACGCGTACGCGCGCCGCAGCGCACGGGCGATCTCATCCGCCGGGTGGCCCGTGCGCGGGAGGGCAACGCCGAGTTCTGGCGCTTCGTCCGGTCCGCCCCGCCGGAGTACGGCCTCCCGGTCGACCCGGTGCCCGGCCCGAGCTCCTGGTCCTGGCTGCGGCACGTGCTGCTCCGGTCGCCCCGGTTGCTGCCGGCGGCGGCCTGCTACGTCGCGATCATCCTGCTGGCGGAGGCGAAGCGGCGCTCTCCAGGGTGGAGCGTGCGCGCCGGTTGGGGACGGGGGGAGCGTCCCGAGCTCGGGCGGTAG
- a CDS encoding DUF4082 domain-containing protein — protein MTFTIAAALTVLVSATVIAADAATSRSGTFSFFAGADVSGVPTDPDTQPVELGLRFTSSSNGTLAAVRILKANGSGNSHPVNVWSARGQKLATATSTAESPSGWQEVKLPTPVRIDAGQVYVVSYHTTRYRATQNFFTRTVTSGPLSTSGVAGVYAYGAGGFPTSTYKASNYWVDVVFAPAVGGSPTPTASVRPSTSPTPTPSVPPSPTRTPTPSPAPTTTASPLALPRVAWEGGPAYYGAFPVARGAGWTNPAFFPIGVWQESVIEARDTALDKSAGINTYVAPTDNSNLRLIESAGMSVIGGNSGQVGPSTVAWSLSDEVDMWGGPGSSAWTGNHPGQGPVCQPANSRCGYTIQEAMLKRFPADGRLRYANYGKGVMFWETDAEAGRFVNSYTNVVSNDIYWYTDPGVCESPSEGPGIGVRPENCRRAANYGRTMERMRHLDGADGKRQPIFAFVEVGHPFTENEAPTITGDQIAGAVMNSLIHEARGVQYFNHNFGGSCLSQHVLRDRCGAAVRPAVTELNRRVSSLAPVLNTQSYEWRFNPNLDTMLKAYGNSYYVFAMPGRTGGTGAQTLTLPPGMKGARAEVLFENRTVPISGGALQDSFARESAYHIYKITP, from the coding sequence TTGACCTTCACCATCGCCGCTGCCCTGACCGTCCTGGTCTCGGCAACGGTCATCGCCGCCGACGCCGCGACCAGCCGATCCGGAACCTTCTCCTTCTTCGCCGGAGCGGACGTCTCCGGCGTGCCGACCGATCCCGACACCCAGCCCGTCGAGCTCGGCCTGCGCTTCACCTCGAGCAGCAACGGGACGCTGGCGGCCGTCCGGATCCTCAAGGCGAACGGTTCCGGAAACTCGCACCCGGTCAACGTCTGGTCCGCGAGGGGCCAGAAGCTCGCCACCGCGACCTCGACCGCGGAGTCGCCCTCAGGCTGGCAGGAGGTGAAGCTCCCGACGCCGGTCCGGATCGACGCCGGCCAGGTGTACGTCGTCTCGTACCACACGACTCGGTACCGGGCGACGCAGAACTTCTTCACTCGGACGGTGACATCCGGCCCACTGAGCACGTCGGGCGTCGCGGGTGTCTACGCGTACGGCGCCGGTGGCTTCCCCACGTCGACCTACAAGGCCAGCAACTACTGGGTCGATGTCGTCTTCGCTCCCGCCGTGGGTGGATCGCCCACCCCGACCGCCTCGGTCCGTCCGAGCACCTCGCCGACCCCGACCCCGTCGGTGCCCCCGTCGCCGACGCGCACCCCGACGCCCAGCCCGGCGCCGACCACCACGGCCAGTCCGCTGGCCCTGCCCCGTGTTGCCTGGGAGGGCGGCCCCGCCTACTACGGGGCGTTCCCGGTCGCCCGGGGAGCGGGCTGGACCAACCCGGCCTTCTTCCCGATCGGAGTGTGGCAGGAGAGCGTGATCGAGGCGCGGGACACCGCCCTGGACAAGAGCGCGGGCATCAACACGTACGTGGCGCCGACCGACAACAGCAACCTACGGCTCATCGAGAGCGCCGGGATGAGCGTGATCGGGGGCAACAGCGGGCAGGTCGGGCCGTCGACCGTCGCCTGGTCACTGTCCGACGAGGTTGACATGTGGGGCGGTCCGGGCAGCTCCGCCTGGACCGGCAACCATCCCGGGCAGGGACCGGTCTGCCAACCCGCCAACAGCCGCTGTGGATACACGATCCAGGAAGCGATGCTCAAGCGGTTCCCTGCCGACGGGCGGCTGCGGTACGCCAACTATGGCAAGGGCGTCATGTTCTGGGAGACCGACGCCGAGGCGGGTCGCTTCGTCAACAGCTACACCAACGTGGTCTCCAACGACATCTACTGGTACACCGACCCCGGCGTCTGCGAGTCCCCGTCGGAGGGGCCCGGCATTGGCGTCCGGCCGGAAAACTGCCGACGCGCCGCGAACTACGGCCGGACCATGGAGCGGATGCGTCACCTCGACGGGGCCGACGGCAAGCGTCAGCCGATCTTCGCCTTCGTCGAGGTGGGGCACCCGTTCACCGAGAACGAGGCACCGACCATCACTGGTGACCAGATCGCCGGCGCGGTGATGAACTCGCTGATCCACGAGGCGCGGGGCGTCCAGTACTTCAATCACAACTTCGGTGGGTCCTGCCTCTCCCAGCATGTGCTGCGCGATCGGTGTGGCGCCGCGGTCCGACCGGCGGTGACCGAGTTGAACCGGCGGGTGAGTTCCCTGGCGCCCGTGCTGAACACCCAGTCGTACGAGTGGCGGTTCAACCCGAACCTCGACACGATGCTCAAGGCGTACGGCAACTCGTACTACGTCTTCGCCATGCCGGGCCGGACCGGCGGGACCGGCGCCCAGACGCTGACGCTCCCGCCCGGCATGAAGGGGGCGCGGGCCGAGGTGTTGTTCGAGAACCGAACGGTGCCGATCAGCGGCGGCGCGTTGCAGGATTCGTTCGCCCGGGAGTCCGCGTACCACATCTACAAGATCACACCGTGA
- a CDS encoding glycosyltransferase translates to MGLEEQARRAYRVYQQHRQHGPPKIRLRETSSAAPTIYYLARDYDKPSGGIRTLYRHVDVLNEAGVPAAVLHERRGFRCSWFPNRTQVTDLRSSPLGPDDLLVVPETDARLLPRLPTTVRHVVFNQSGHLTWNVDAELVTRHYLDSPGLLGVMVVSEHSQDLLEYAFRRPIHRVRLSVDTALFNPPDRPNGRVISYLPRRGRADTENVLHLLRARNALAGWTVDAVDGVSQEEVARRLRASTIFLSSCYQEGFGLPAVEAMASGNYVIGFHGFGGREFFDPTFSQPVPTGDLLGMSRALEECLTREAEQPGWCWSRGVEAARHVQAEYSAERESASILAFFKEIGHRP, encoded by the coding sequence ATGGGCCTTGAGGAGCAGGCACGGCGGGCGTACCGGGTCTATCAGCAGCACCGGCAGCACGGTCCGCCCAAAATCCGGTTACGGGAGACGTCGTCCGCGGCACCGACCATCTACTACCTGGCCCGCGACTACGACAAGCCCTCCGGGGGCATCCGCACCCTCTATCGACATGTCGACGTGCTCAACGAGGCCGGGGTCCCCGCTGCGGTGCTGCACGAGCGGCGCGGCTTCCGATGCAGTTGGTTCCCGAATCGGACCCAGGTCACCGACCTGCGGTCGAGCCCACTCGGACCCGACGATCTCCTCGTGGTGCCCGAGACCGACGCCCGGCTGCTGCCCCGGTTGCCGACGACCGTGCGGCACGTCGTCTTCAACCAGAGTGGGCACCTCACCTGGAACGTGGACGCGGAGTTGGTCACGCGCCATTATCTGGACAGCCCCGGTCTGCTCGGCGTCATGGTGGTCTCGGAGCACAGCCAGGACCTTCTTGAGTACGCGTTTCGCAGACCGATCCACCGGGTCCGGTTGAGCGTCGACACGGCGCTGTTCAACCCCCCCGACCGGCCCAACGGACGTGTGATCAGTTACCTGCCGCGGCGCGGGCGGGCGGACACCGAGAATGTCCTGCACCTGCTGCGGGCGCGAAACGCGCTGGCCGGGTGGACCGTCGACGCGGTGGACGGCGTCTCGCAGGAGGAGGTCGCCCGCAGGCTACGCGCCTCGACGATCTTCCTGAGCTCCTGCTACCAGGAGGGTTTCGGGCTGCCGGCGGTCGAGGCGATGGCGTCCGGGAACTACGTCATCGGTTTCCACGGTTTCGGCGGCCGGGAGTTCTTCGATCCCACGTTCAGCCAGCCGGTTCCCACCGGCGACCTGCTCGGCATGAGTCGCGCGCTGGAGGAATGCCTGACCCGGGAGGCCGAGCAGCCCGGCTGGTGCTGGTCGCGGGGCGTGGAGGCAGCCCGGCACGTGCAGGCTGAATATTCGGCCGAACGGGAGAGCGCCAGCATCCTGGCGTTCTTCAAGGAGATCGGCCACCGCCCCTGA
- a CDS encoding ABC transporter permease has product MSLAYTAPIGRRSLWRKSVDTCAAYVRIDLVEERMFPATTILRYAAVVFPVLLYFFQGTFLNATDAFAFMLIGASVTAGFQDALTALTNRLQFAQERGTLETYLVEPVPWALIPIAMNIWRSVTGTVMAAFMIAFGSLLGAQIEWRSIPLALLVFLVGIAACNAIGTLAASFIILFKRGEPVIMLYSLAAGVLGGTLFPISVLPEWIRWVSYLVPHSYVISAERQLLMADPPAEGLSPLVSLAILTGFSVIMFAIGLTVFDRSLRLARKLGILSI; this is encoded by the coding sequence ATGAGCCTGGCCTACACCGCACCGATCGGCCGTCGTAGCCTCTGGCGCAAGTCGGTCGACACCTGTGCGGCCTACGTTCGCATCGACCTGGTGGAAGAGCGGATGTTCCCGGCCACCACCATCCTGCGGTACGCCGCGGTGGTCTTCCCCGTGCTGCTCTACTTCTTCCAGGGCACGTTCCTCAACGCCACCGACGCGTTCGCCTTCATGCTCATCGGCGCGAGCGTCACCGCGGGCTTCCAGGACGCGCTGACCGCACTGACCAACCGGCTCCAGTTCGCGCAGGAACGCGGCACACTCGAGACCTACCTGGTGGAGCCCGTGCCGTGGGCTCTGATCCCGATCGCGATGAACATCTGGCGCAGCGTCACCGGCACCGTGATGGCGGCTTTCATGATCGCGTTCGGCAGCCTGTTGGGTGCCCAGATCGAATGGCGTTCCATCCCCCTCGCGCTGCTGGTGTTCCTGGTCGGGATAGCCGCCTGCAACGCCATCGGCACCCTCGCCGCCAGCTTCATCATCCTGTTCAAGCGCGGCGAGCCGGTCATCATGCTCTACAGCCTCGCCGCGGGGGTGCTCGGCGGCACCCTCTTCCCCATCAGCGTGCTGCCGGAGTGGATCCGCTGGGTCAGCTACCTCGTGCCGCACTCCTACGTCATCTCCGCTGAGCGGCAGTTGCTCATGGCCGACCCGCCGGCCGAGGGGTTGTCCCCGCTGGTCTCGCTGGCGATCCTGACCGGGTTCAGTGTGATCATGTTCGCGATCGGCCTGACCGTCTTCGACCGCTCTCTGCGGCTCGCCCGCAAGCTCGGCATCCTGAGCATCTGA
- a CDS encoding ABC transporter ATP-binding protein has translation MALAGHPGLTGAADKQNHEGEGAVDGMSAISERTVDVGVADLPSAGRSETPTPADGLGRAQRVGGHPPAEAEEVLVLSGLSKVYEPTPRWMRVLARTHIKSDVIALDGIDLTVRAGEICAIVGPNGAGKTTLFRIIVGLTTATSGKGTLLGLDVERDSEQIRQVVGWMPADDRSLLMRATARENLHMHGRLQGMSPRLMATRIPEVLATVDLESRVDTVVAGLSAGMKARLRLARALLSGPRVLILDEPTGAVDPIAAHGLLDLITDLVQRERLAVLISSHRLEEIEALRSQALLLDKGRVKYFGDLDSLREQWERPQLELVFACTDAADQAAADLTSLGLELTVDGPTVRCWLKARDGAGDVLAALGAGARQVRHVREIPMPLRDLIARAYRHDQTAEGGAT, from the coding sequence GTGGCGTTGGCGGGGCATCCGGGTCTGACCGGCGCGGCGGACAAGCAGAACCACGAGGGCGAAGGGGCGGTTGACGGCATGTCGGCGATTTCGGAGCGAACGGTTGACGTCGGCGTGGCCGATCTCCCGTCGGCCGGGCGATCGGAAACACCCACCCCGGCGGACGGCCTCGGTCGGGCGCAGCGGGTCGGCGGGCACCCACCCGCCGAGGCCGAGGAGGTCCTCGTCCTGTCCGGCCTGAGCAAGGTGTACGAGCCGACGCCGCGGTGGATGCGGGTCCTGGCGCGGACGCACATCAAGTCGGACGTGATCGCGCTCGACGGCATCGACCTGACCGTTCGCGCCGGCGAGATCTGCGCGATCGTCGGCCCGAACGGCGCCGGTAAGACCACCCTGTTCCGGATAATCGTCGGCCTGACCACGGCGACCAGCGGCAAGGGCACCCTCCTCGGGCTCGATGTCGAACGGGACTCGGAGCAGATCCGCCAGGTCGTCGGCTGGATGCCGGCGGACGACCGGAGCCTGCTCATGCGGGCCACCGCCCGGGAGAACCTGCACATGCACGGCCGGTTGCAGGGCATGTCGCCGCGACTGATGGCGACCCGGATCCCCGAGGTCCTGGCGACGGTGGATCTGGAGTCGCGGGTCGACACGGTCGTCGCCGGCCTGTCGGCCGGCATGAAGGCCCGGCTGAGGCTGGCGCGGGCGCTGCTGTCCGGGCCCCGGGTGCTCATCCTCGACGAGCCGACCGGCGCGGTGGATCCGATTGCCGCGCACGGGCTCCTCGATCTGATCACCGATCTCGTCCAACGGGAGCGACTCGCGGTGCTGATCTCGTCGCACCGCCTCGAAGAGATCGAGGCGTTGCGTTCCCAGGCCCTGCTGCTCGACAAGGGCCGGGTCAAGTACTTCGGCGACCTCGACAGCCTGCGGGAGCAGTGGGAACGACCACAACTCGAACTGGTCTTCGCCTGCACCGACGCGGCCGACCAGGCAGCTGCGGATCTGACGTCGCTGGGCCTGGAGCTCACCGTCGACGGGCCCACCGTCCGGTGCTGGCTCAAAGCGCGCGACGGAGCGGGCGACGTGCTGGCCGCGCTCGGTGCCGGAGCCCGACAGGTCCGGCACGTCCGCGAGATCCCGATGCCACTGCGGGACCTCATCGCTCGCGCCTACCGTCACGACCAGACCGCAGAAGGCGGAGCGACATGA
- a CDS encoding glycosyltransferase family 2 protein, whose product MVTRERPRPLRRRPTVSVVVPCYNYGRYLPACVQSILTQEGVDVDVLIVDDASPDGSVEVARTIAVDPRVQVIEHVVNQGHLATYNEGLAKATGDYLVLLSADDLLTPGSLARATALLEAHPEVGFVYGFSAAFNDHTPTPRTRATSWTIWTGAQWLAENCGRATNPVSTPEVVMRASVMHDLKGYDSRVPHAADFLLWLRAAARAHVGRVNGVDQAFYRVHGANMHVQEFGGMIRDITERNSVFEILFAEEGDRVEPVRHLHNAARAALARTALSLACRAYELDDGGDEVPERLAALAESIDAEARGSRLWRRYERNVRRGPRPERPPRLRRLADRVDRRVRWGWWRWRGIRV is encoded by the coding sequence GTGGTGACGCGGGAACGGCCGCGCCCGTTGCGGCGGCGGCCGACCGTTTCCGTCGTGGTTCCCTGTTACAACTACGGCCGTTATCTCCCGGCCTGCGTGCAGAGCATTCTCACGCAGGAGGGCGTGGACGTCGATGTCCTGATCGTCGACGACGCCTCACCCGACGGCAGCGTCGAGGTGGCCCGCACGATCGCCGTGGATCCGCGGGTCCAGGTGATCGAGCACGTGGTCAACCAGGGTCATCTCGCCACGTACAACGAGGGCCTGGCGAAGGCGACCGGCGACTATCTCGTCCTGCTCTCCGCGGACGACCTCCTGACGCCCGGTTCGCTGGCGCGGGCCACCGCGTTGTTGGAGGCGCATCCGGAGGTCGGTTTCGTCTACGGCTTCTCCGCGGCGTTCAACGACCACACACCCACACCGCGGACCCGGGCGACCTCGTGGACGATCTGGACCGGCGCGCAGTGGCTGGCGGAGAACTGCGGCCGGGCCACCAACCCGGTGTCGACGCCCGAGGTGGTGATGCGGGCGAGTGTCATGCACGACCTCAAGGGATATGACTCGCGGGTGCCGCACGCCGCCGATTTCCTGCTCTGGCTACGGGCCGCCGCCCGCGCCCACGTCGGCCGGGTCAACGGTGTCGACCAGGCCTTCTACCGCGTGCACGGGGCCAACATGCATGTCCAGGAGTTCGGCGGCATGATCCGGGACATCACCGAGCGAAACAGCGTCTTCGAGATCCTCTTCGCCGAGGAGGGCGACCGGGTCGAGCCGGTGCGCCACCTGCACAACGCGGCCCGGGCCGCGCTCGCCCGGACGGCGTTGTCCCTCGCGTGCCGGGCCTACGAGCTCGATGACGGCGGCGACGAGGTGCCCGAGCGGTTGGCGGCCCTGGCGGAGAGCATCGACGCCGAGGCGCGGGGGTCACGGCTCTGGCGGCGTTACGAACGCAACGTACGCCGCGGACCACGGCCCGAGCGCCCACCCCGGCTGCGGCGGCTGGCGGACCGGGTGGATCGCCGGGTGCGGTGGGGCTGGTGGCGTTGGCGGGGCATCCGGGTCTGA